tttgtttttccGACTATTATTTTTTAACCACTTTCTTAGGAACTTTCGAATCCACCTCTGGAGTGCCCGTCACGAGGTTACTTAGGTGCAGTTGCTTAAACCTTATATCCTCATGATTTCACGGAAATTGTTTCAATAGTGTGTAACATAGACCAGTCTTCTAGTTCTCTTTCTGAAGCTCTATCTGGTCCCCCTACATCCGAAGCTCAATCGCTGTCACAGACATTACAGGATCTCCTGTCCAGGTAAATCATTAACAACACATTTATTTTTAATCGAACTTTTATCTATATTCAGATTTGTGGATTGCGATGATCTCATTCTTGTGGAGTcaaaggtatataattattacaccaaATTATACTGCTTTCTATTGTACCCATGTCCTGCTTCTGTTTAGCTCTGCTGGACAGTATACGTCGATGTTGTGTGCTTGTGCAATAGTGGAAATGTATGGGATGCTTGTGTGCTCGCCTCGACAGTTGCCCTAATTAACAGTAAGTTTGTAACTGCACCCAATTTGTCTCAATAATAATTCTAATTTGCATAGCTCAAGTTCCTGCAGTTAACACTGATGTTGAATTACCGTTGGTCAGCATATCTTCTCGCAGGTCTCTCAAGCTTGGAACTGTTCCCCTAGCTGCTACATTCACCATTTTCAAGTATGACAAGTACAATAGTGGTTTTCAGTACTACGCAGTGCTAAATGAGTGAATTGAAGATGTATGCGTATCATAAAGAGGTTTAATTGCAGAGACAAATACTGCTTACTGGACCCTTCTCGAGAAGAAGAGTTGATTTGTGATGGGACTGTGTCTGTTATTTATTTCGAAGACGGAGGAATTGCCCAGATCACCCATGCAGGTGCATTATTGTATTCGTTTTCTTGTattataataccgtatataccgagaatggcctctaaaaccATAATTAGCGTTGAATAAATGTcgcgctataattatggttaggCCTTGACAATTATGTTttttttgcctattattctttttgaCTTTCTCAAAAAGTCAGCCAGTTTGGTGTACCCATTTTTCCAGTTTAAAGACATCTCTCATTCTGAAGAAAAGACAATTTATTTGTAGTTGTATTGTAGCATTACAGGGTTttatctagtgggggggggctggggtgaaccttccccccccccccccccccctaaaatgcTTCTCTTCCCCCAAAAgttttgtataataatgacatcatcacattagtactgtctatgatgtgcaatatgtaactagatctactgtggtgcactagcatgtaatagggggtgtggtcaacaaatgtgggagttggtcaaacattttgcggtgtgcgtaaaccttcccccccaaacttttaatcctagacGAAACCCTGCATTACATATAATTCTGAGTTTTGCAAAAGAGAAAATGCATGCTCCTCCATGCCTAGTGGCTAGTGCTTACAGTACAGAGCTACATTATAAGCAAGTGAAATTAGGTCTCTTGAGGGTCAAATTATGCTAGTTTAGTGCTTAATTTGCCA
This region of Halichondria panicea chromosome 12, odHalPani1.1, whole genome shotgun sequence genomic DNA includes:
- the LOC135344952 gene encoding exosome complex component RRP43-like isoform X1 — encoded protein: MADQSSEEAARLHKFVDPVSYLSAFVSNGVRPDGRSCSTARNVTLNIGSISTANGSAMVKLGQTCVLAAVKMELSNPPLECPSRGYLVCNIDQSSSSLSEALSGPPTSEAQSLSQTLQDLLSRFVDCDDLILVESKLCWTVYVDVVCLCNSGNVWDACVLASTVALINTQVPAVNTDVELPLVSISSRRSLKLGTVPLAATFTIFKDKYCLLDPSREEELICDGTVSVIYFEDGGIAQITHAGKPLSSERLISMCKDGQTHTQTLYKLLNTVCT
- the LOC135344952 gene encoding exosome complex component RRP43-like isoform X2; this encodes MADQSSEEAARLHKFVDPVSYLSAFVSNGVRPDGRSCSTARNVTLNIGSISTANGSAMVKLGQTCVLAAVKMELSNPPLECPSRGYLVCNIDQSSSSLSEALSGPPTSEAQSLSQTLQDLLSRFVDCDDLILVESKLCWTVYVDVVCLCNSGNVWDACVLASTVALINSLSSLELFP